AGATCATGAATTACGCAATTGGAGGTAAAGTTGATGAAAAGTACGAAAACGAAAAATGAAAACAGACTGACTATAATGCTCAAAGATTTTATAAAAACGAACGGCGGTATCCTTATCGCTCTGGCGGCAATGTTTCTTTTCTTATCTTTTGCAAACCAATACTTTTTCACTTCTAATAATATGGCCAACCTTTTTAATTATTTTACTACGAATTGTGTGCTGGCTATGTGTATGATGTGTGTGCTCATCACAGGGGAGATCGATCTGTCTATCAGTTCTTTCGTAGCTTTGAGCGGTATTGTGCTCTGTGTTTTCCTGAACCGGGGAATGTCTTTTGGCATATCTTTACTGCTGACCATATTGATCGGCGCCCTGGTGGGGATCCTGACAGGCACGGTCATAGCATTTTCAGGAATGCCGTCTTTTATCGTTACATTGGCGATGCAGGGGGTGATCAGAGGCTCTGCATACATAATAAGCGCCGGAGAGAGGATCTCATCGGCGGATGAATGGCTTTTTAATCTGACGAGTAAAAGATATCTTGGTGTTCCCCTCCCGACTATTATCATACTCGTCATTGCGGTTCTGCTTGGACTCCTATTGTACCGGACTTCCTTTGGGAAGCATATGTACGCCGCCGGCGGCAACCGGGAGGCCGCCATCTATTCCGGAATCAATGTAAAGAAGATCGTGATCGTCACGTTTGCCATATCGGGCGCATTGGCCTGTCTCGCAGGCTCCTTTGTTGCTTCCCGGGTGACATCGGGGCAGCCGTCCGCAGGGGCGGGATATGAAGGAGACGCGGTTGCCGCGGCAGTATTGGGCGGCACGGCATTTACCGGGGGGAGAGGGACTGTTTCCGGCGTCATAATCGGAGCGCTGGTGATCGGTACACTGACAAACGGAATGAATCTGCTGGAGATCAACGCTTATTGGCAGCAGATATGCAAAGGGCTGATCATTATGCTGGCAGTTATGATAGACACTGTAAAACAAAGACGCAGTAATTAATTGGAGGAGGAAATGACATGACAGACCATTTAAAAAACAGAGCGGCACAGCACAAATTTATTTTAGGAGTGAGTGCGGGGATACCGCTGACTGCTAAAATAGCGCATGGTGCGGGAGCTGACTTTATCGTTACACATAAAGAGGAGATATTTGGCGCCGACGGCAGAATGCCGGTAATAGCCAGGACAGGTTATGGCGGCAACTGCAATGAGATCATAATGGAGCAGGCTGACAGATATGTGTCAGCTGCGGGGGATACGCCCGTCTTTGCAGGCATAGGTCCGGCAGAACCATATACAAATGTAGATCGTTTTACAGAAAAGCTCCTGGAAAAGGGAGTTACCGGCATTACAAACTATCCTACGGCAGGGGGATGGGTCGGCTCCTATGGAAACGGCATACAGATGGCGGGAGTCGGCTATTCCCTGGAAGTAGATTATCTCAGAAGATGGAGCAGAAAAGGTGTTCCCGCCATCGGATATTGCTTTAATACGGAGCAGATAAAACAGATGACAGATGCAGGTGTAGAAATATTGAGTCTTTATATTCCGAGAACTGAAAAAGAAACGCACGGGTGGGACGATGCCCCTTCGGCGGAAAAAGCGGCGGAGGCGGCGGCAGAATTAGTTGAGACAGCCAGAAGAGAGAATAAAAACAGTGTCATATTGTGCAGCGGAGGTACGATCCGTCGGATCTCAGATATACATAATTACCTTAAGAGCGCCGCGGCTGACGGGTATATCTGTGATGAGTCAGTAGAATGTGCGGCGATAGACAGAGCGGTTTCGGAGACGGTAGGCGGATACAGAAGACTGGAGACCTGCCTGCGGCGTGAAGGAGGACAGAGATGAAAAGATATTCAAGAGAAGAAATCATGGATCATTTACAGCAAAGAATAAAAAACCGGGAGCCGATAATAGCCTGCGGCGCCGGCACAGGACTATACGCCAGGGCGGCAGAACGGGAAAATGCAGACTTCATTCTGGCGGGGGCAAGATCCAAAGCACTCGTAAATGGTCTGGCCGCAGAAGAGTGTGTATTTCCTTTTCACGATGTAAATGAGGTATCCTGTGAACTTGCAAAACATCTGCTTCCTGTGATAAACAGAACTCCTGTGATAGCGGGGATTGGGGCTTACAATCCATATCTGGATGCAGGGCGGCTCATACATAATATAAAAAAACTTGGATACAGCGGTGTGATCAACAGTCCGGGCAGCGGCGCGTACGCAGTCCAGCTTAAGCAGAACTGCTTTCAGAAGGAAATAGAGCTGATCGTTAAGGCAAGGGAAGAAAATGTTTTTTCCATGGCGGTGGTGAGAACGACAAAAGATATTGCATGTATGTGCGAGGCAGGAGCGGATGTGATCGTAATTCAATGTCAGGAAACGGCAGAGGACTGTGAAGAATATATAAGTTACCAGAGCCGGCTTGCCAGAAGCGCATATGAACTCAGTAAAGAACTCATTGTACTTGCGGATATTGGTAATCTGACAAATGAGAAAGAAATACAGAGGCTGTTAACGGAGACGAAGGCGGCAGGAATCGTCAGCGAGGAGGCGGTGGAGAGTCTGGCAGTGCAGAAAGAAATGTCAAAAGTGCTGAGGGAAATCATGAATGTTCAGTAGAAAGTGAGGAAAATGTGTATGGGAAGTAAATTTACCAGACAGGAAGTCTTAGACAGATTAAATAGAAAGAGAGCAGAGAAAAAACCGATAATCATCGGGGCGGGAGGCGTTGGGCTGATTGCCAAAGCCGCGGATAAAGCAGGAATAGACATTATAATGTCATACTGCACAGGACCTGTCAGGATGAACGGCAATGCGGGGCAGCTGGGGTATATGCAGTATGTCGACTGTAACGGGATCTCTCTTGAGATGGGACACAAGATAATCGGCCGTGTAAAAGACACTCCGATGGTGGCAGGGATCGGAGTGGGCGATCCATACAGGGATATAGACGATCTCATCGATGAACTGACCGGCATCGGATATTCCGGGATCACAAACGTTCCGACACTGGGAGGTCATTCCGGCGCGCTGCGCAAGAGCATGGAGAGGGAAGGAATCGGATTTAACGGTGAGGTAAAGCTTATACAGAAATGCCGCGGTAAAAATATATTTACGATCGCTTATGCATTTGACGAAGAGCAGGTAAAAGCTATGGTACAGGCCGGGACGGACATTATATGTCCCCACGTAGGCGTCACACGTGATAAAGCATTTGATTTCAATGTACTTACAGTAGAGCAGGCGGCGGAAAAGATCAATCGTCTCTATGACGTGGCTGTAAAAGAAAACCCTGATGTGATCGTGGCATGCCATGGCGGGCCATTTGCAGATCCGGAGTCGGTGCAGAAAGGCTTCAGACTCACAAAAGCGGATGCCTTCGTAGGGGCGTCCACAGTGGAGCGGATACCGACGGAGGAAGCGATCTATGAGGTTGTAAAAGAATTTAGTTCACTGACGCTTGGGAAATAGCAGAGAGGATTGCGGATGGAGACAATAGCAGTGATCGGAGCTTTTGATACGAAGGGAACGGAATTTGAATATCTGCGGAAAAAAATAGAAGAATATGGCGCCGGCACTCTTATGATAGATGTCGGAGTGCTGGGGGAGCCTGAGTTTTGCCCGGATGTTGCGGCGGCGGAGGTGGCTTATTTATCCGGGGAGAAACTGGAAAGTCTCAGAAGACAGAGGAACCGGAAAAAGGCTAATGATGCTATGATACGCGGTATAAAGGCCCTGGTTAAAAAGCTGTATAAAGAAAATAGGATTCAAGGTGCAGTCTCTATGGGAGGCGGTCAGGGGACACATGTGGCTGCCGCTGCAATGTCTGTTCTGCCGGCCGGGTTTCCGAAAGTGATTCTCTCGACCGTGGCAACCGTGCCGCACGCACAGTCTCACTTTGAAAATATAAACGATACGATGGTAATGAATTCTCTTGTGGATATACAAGGGCTCAATTACCTTTTGCGGACTGTCATCCGGGAAACGGCGGCAGCCATTGCCGGGCTGGCCAGACATGCAGAAGAACCTTGTAAGACAGAAAAAGAAAAACGTATTGCCATGTCCATGTTCGGGATAACGACGCCGTGCGTAAGCCGAATACAAAAAAGGCTGGAAAAGAGCGGCTGCGAAGTCCTTGTATTTCACACGACGGGAATGGGCGGCCGGCTGATGGAAAAGACGATCCAGGAAGGCCATATCGACGGAGTCGTCGACGTGACGCTTGGGGAGATAACATCAGATGTCTTCGGACTCCCGGGCGGAGCGGGCAAAGAACGGCTCTGCGCCGCGGGAAAAAAGGGAATTCCACAAATTGTGATTCCGGGCGCTATGGATGTGCTGAATTTTATGCCCCCCGAATCCATGCCCCAGGCATATAAAGACCGCAAATATCTGATGCATAATGAGGACTTAAAAGTGGTGAGGACGAATGCGGAAGAAAACAAGATCCTGGGGGAAGAGACAGCCAGAAGACTGAACAGTTCATCCGGGAAAACAGCGGTTATTTTTCCGCTCAGAGGGCTGTCTTCCAATGATCAGGAAGGAAAAGAGTTTTATTCACCGGAAGCCGACCGGGAGTTATTTGATGCCATTAGAACAAATCTGAAGCCGGGAATAAGAGTCATAGAGTTGGACTGTCATATAAATGATCCTGAATTTGCCGACTTTATCGCTGATTTTATGGTGGAGGAAATGCTATGAAACAAATGGAAAGGAAAGAGATCCTGAAGCGGCTCACTCTAAAAATAAAGGCCGGGAAACCGGTCATTGCCGGAGGCGCAGGCCTCGGCATCGTCGCCAAAATGCAGGAAACGGCCGGAATAGACATGATCATGGCGTACAATACAGGCCCTTACCGTATGGATGGTGTACCGTCCTTTGTCGGTCATATGCCGTACGGGAACTGCAACCGTGTAACCTTAGAGCTGGTTGATATACTGGCGAACCGTCTGACGGACACTCCTGTCATCGCCGGGGCAGGCGCAGGCGATCCGTTTCTGGATATACCGTATCATATTGAAACGCTGTGCCGCCGCGGAGCGTCCGGAATAACAAACGTGCCCACCGTGGGAGGGAAGAAAGCAGGAGCACTTAAGGGACCTGTGAGGGACGATATGGAATGGAACGGATTCGGATTTAAAAGAGAAGCCGAGATGATCCGGTACTGCAGAAAAAGAGACATTTTCAGTGTTGCTTATGCATTTGACGAAGAGCAGGTGAGAACGCTTGTACAGGCAGGGACAGATATTATAGCGCCCCATGTCGGCGGGACGGCAGGAGGCATGACCGGATTTGAAGCCGTATCCGTCGAGGAGGCGGCAGATAAGATCCAACGCATGTATATGGCGGCGGTGCAGGAGAATCCGGATATTATCGTTTTATGCCATGGGGGTCCGCTCAAAGACGCAAAAACAGTGGAAGAGTGTATGAAACTTACAGACATACACGGATTTATCGGAACGTCGGCGCTGGAAAGAATACCTGTTGAAAATGAACTGACTAAGATCGTCAGCGCATTTAAAGCGACACATCTGCGGTGAGGAGGACATATATGAGACAGTATGCAAGAGAGGAACTTATACAGTCATTACAAAGTAAGATCAGAAAGAAGGAACCGGTCATAGCAAGCGGAGCAGGAGCGGGGATCGTTGCATCGGCCGGTGAAAAGGCCGGCCTGGATCTGCTCATCATATATAGCACAGGACTGTTCCGTCAGGCCGGAGCACCGCTTCTGACTACGATGCTGCCCTACGGCAACTGTAATGATATCGTTTCTGCACTTGGCAAAAAAGTGATTTTCCGGACCGTGGACATACCTGTTATCGGAGCGATCGGGGCGGCGGACCCTTTCAAAAGCTGGGATCTGATCATTGACGGACTGCAGGAGACAGGGTTCTCCGGTATGATCAATTATCCCGTGTTTACAGGAATCGACGGTTTTGCCGATGATTTGGAGGATTCCGGGATCGGATTTTCGAGAAATGTAAACTTGATACGAAAATGCAGAGAGCGGGATTTCTTCAGCGCCTCGTTTGCTTTTGAGGAAGCTCAGGCTGAAATGCTGGCGGCTGCAGGGGCAGACATGATTTGCGCCATGGTTGGAGGGACTGCGGGGGGAACAAATGCGATTAAAGAAAACAAAGTGCGCTCCATGGAGGAAAGCTGCAGGATCATACAGAACATTTATGAGGCTGCCACATCAGTAAATCCGGATATCATCGTCACATGCCGCGGCGGTCCGATCGTAGAGCCGAAGGATCTGCAGTGCTGCTTCGATAATACGGATGTACAGGGGTTTATCGGGGGCTCCAGTATCGAACGGATCCCGGTGGAGCGCGCGGTCTTTCATGCAACAGAAGAATTTCTTGGCATTAACGCATAAGTTGGGAGGACGTGGATGGGAAAGCGAAGAATTGATATAAGAAGGAGGATGTCTGAGAGAATAAAAAGGCATCGTCCTGTACAGGGCGTCTGTGTGAGCTGCGGCCTGACAGCCAGGGCAGCTGAAAAAGCGGGAGCAGACTTTCTCGTTACATATGCCGGGGCGATGTTCCGGCGCGAAGGGGTGCCGGCCAGTCTCTGTGAGCTGTGCTATGACGACTGCAATACAGTGACGGAAGAGCTGGGAAGCCACATACTGCCTCGTTTAAAAGATATTCCGCTTATCGGAGGCATCGGGTGTCTGGATCCTTACAGAGACGTTGGACAGTTTATCGATCATCTTATTGCGAAAGGATTTTCAGGCGTGGCAAATCTTCCGAGTATAGGGGACTGGGAAGGCGATTACCGGACAATGCCCGAACAGCTCCATATGGGATATGAAAAAGAGATCGAGCTGATAAGAACGTGCCGCGGGCGGGATATCTTCACCCTTGCCAACTGCTATACAGAAGAACAGGCAGTAAAAATGACCGAGGCCGGAGCGGATATGATCTGCATAGATATGGGCGCTACACAGGGAGGTCTTTTACAGTCGTCCTGTATTGTGACTTGCACAGAGGCTGCTGAAAAGATCAGTAAAATTGCGGATTGTGTACATGCGTGCGGGGAATCTCCGTTTATCCTATTTCACGGGGGACCCTTTGCAGAACCGGTGGATATGAACGTGTGTCTGCAAGGCGGCGCGGTCCACGGTGTATTAAATGGTTCGGCAGCAGAGCGGATACCAGTTGAAAGAGCAGTGATGGATACAGTTGCGCAGGTCGGCGCGCTGCGTCTTTGAATCTGAAAATGGAAAGGAAGCGTAACACATGAAGACAGTTGCAGTTATCGGTGCGCTCGACACGAAGAGTGATGAATTTCTATACTTAAAGACAAGGATCGAACAGGAAGACGTCCGTACCATCATGGTGGACACCGGCATTCTCGGAAGCCCCAAATTCCGCCCGGACATAAGCGCGGCAATGGTGGCCCGTGAGGCAGGGGAGGACCTGGAGGAGATGCGCCGGGAGCAGTCCCGGCAGAAGTCCAACGACACTATGCTGAAAGGGGCGGGTCTCATCATCCGCCGTCTGTACGGCGAAGGGAAGATAGACGGAGCGGTCACGATGGGCGGAGGCCGGGGAACGATCGTAGGGGGAGAAGTGATGCGGAGCCTCCCTGTGGGGTTCCCGAAAGTCTTGGTTTCCACCCAGGCCACAAACAGCTATGCCCAGCATATGTTCGAAGGGATCAATGACACCTTTGTCATCAATTCTCTTGTGGATATCTCCGGTTTGAATGAGATATTGAAGATGGTCATGGATAAGGCGGCGGTCACGATAGCTGCTATGGTGAAAATGGAGCAGGCCGCGCTTAAAAAGACGAGGCCGAGAATCGCCATGAGCATGCTCGGCATCACGACCCCGTGTGTGTCCGCAGTGCAGCGGAGGCTTGAGCAGGCCGGCTTTGAGACGCTCGTTTTTCACAGCAACGGACTTGGCGGAACCTGCATGGAGAAGATGATACGGCAGGGATGGATCGACGGCGCTGCAGATATTACGACGGCGGAACTGACGCCGGGCGAACTGGGAGGCATAGGTTATGCCGGGCCAGAGCGCCTTACCGGGGCGGCCGATATGGGGATCCCGCAGGTCATAGTGCCGGGGGCGATGGATATCATTGACTTTGCGCCGCCGGAGTCTGTCCCGGAAAAGTATTTGAACCGGAGATACGTCATGCACGTCTCTGCGCTGAAAGTCGTGAGGACGTCGGCAGAAGAAAACAGGCATATGGGAAAGCTTATGGCAGAAAAGCTGAATCAGTCCCGGGGAAAAGTTGTGGTGGCCTTTCCGATGAGAGGGCTGTCCGCCAATGATCATGAGGGAGCCGCGTTCTACGACCGGGAGGCAGATATGGCGCTGCTTGAGACGCTGGAGAGAAACTTAAGAGAGGATATACCGGTCTGTAAATATGACTTCCACATCAACGATGAGGCATTTGCGGAGGAAGTGGCAAAACTTGTCCTAAACGTAATGCGGCGGTAAATATATGGAAATAAATGGAAAATTGTTGTAAGATGAATACAGAAAATGACAAGTCGGGGAGAAAGATATGGCGAACAAAAAAAGGAGTCAGTCTCTGTATTTTAAGATCAAAGACGATTTGAAGGAACAGATCATTTCCAGGCAGCTGAAGGCAGATGACCGCATCATGTCAGAGGCGGAGATATGCGAGCATTATAAGGTGAGCAGGATCACGGCGAAGAGGGCGCTGGACGAACTTATGTGGGAAGGTTATATCACGAGGAAACCGGGGAAGGGCAGTTTTGTCACTTACCATGCGATCGAACATCTGCTGAACGGCTTCTACAGTATCAGTGAGGAGATACGCAGAAACGGTCTGATACCGTCGGTAAAGCTTTTGGAGTTCCTCGTCCTCAAGGTGGAAGATACGGTCGTATCGGAGGAACTAAAAGCAAGACTTGGGCTGTCGGGCAGTGACGGTGTGTATTATATAAGAAGACTCAGGCTCGCCAGTGACGAGATCATAGCACTGGAGACGTCCTACATTCCGGCGCAGGATTTCCCGGGTCTTGTAGAGACAGACCTGCAGAGAGGAGCAGCGCTCTATGCAGTGCTGCAGGCGAGATATGGCTGTGAACCGGACAGAAGCCAGGAGTTGTTTTCCGCCCATATGGTGAGCAAGAAGGAAGCGCAGGCGCTCGGCGTCCGCCCGGAATCTGCGGCGCTGAAGGTCGTGAGGATATCCTACGCGGCCGACAGGCCCGTGGAATATACGGAACGGCTCTTCCGGGGCGACACATATACCTATAAGGTAGAACTTAAAAAACACAAGACGGCCGGTGAAAACGAATAGCCGGCCATGTGAGGCAGAGGAGGGGAGTATATCCCTCCTCTGCTTTCTTTATTGGAACGTATACGGCAGAACATTTAAAGAGAAGGAGCAGTGATGGAATATATGAAAACAAATAAAATCGTTATAGGAAACTGGAAAATGAATAAGAGTATCCGGGAATCAGCCGCTTGCGCAAAGGAACTGCTGGACGCAAGGTATGATCTTACTTCTGTTAAAAGTACGGACATCGTATTGACGCCGTCTTTTCTGGCATTAAATGAAGTAAAGAAGGTATGCGCAGGAAGAAACGGCATCTCGCTCGGAGCGCAGGACGTGTACTGGGGGACGGGAAATTACTGCGGCGCTGTCTCAGCCAAAATGCTGTCGGAGGTGTGCAGTTACGCGTTCGCCGGGCATTCCGAGCGGCGGATGCATTTTAATGACACGGATGAGATCGTAAACCGGAAGGTGAAGGCATGTATCGAAGCAGGCATCACGCCGATCTTCTGCATCGGCGAAGATGAAGAGGCAAACAACGCCGGAAAGACGAAAGAAGTTATCAGGCGTCAGATAGAGTCAGGTCTTGCGGGGGTGAGACCGTGTGAGATGGTCGTACTCTATGAGCCGGTGTGGGCTCTGGGCACGGGAAGGACTCCATGTACAGAGGATACAGAGGAAATCATGCGCTTTGTGAGAGAGATTCTTCATGAGCTGTTCGGCGCCGGGGCAGGCAGGGGGATAAGGGCGGTATATGCAGGGAGCGTCCGCCCGGAAAATGCGGCCGCATATGCGCGCCTGCCGCATGTAGACGGAGTGGCCGTCGGTACGGCGAGCCTCAGCGCAGAGAAGCTGGCTGCTATTATCCATGCCGTTGACAGGGCAGTTTGACCGGAAAAAGATCAAGAAAATATAAGCATGCTGAAACAAAAGTGAAATATGCACAAAAAAAGATGTAAAAATATGTGTATTATGTATAAAGCGCATAAGAAAATCGATACTACACAGAAAAATATTGTATATATTAGTAAATTCCGATCCCGTATACTGTAACCATGTCAGATGTGAGGTCACTCACGAGAAAAATATGGAGGAGGAAATGTAATGAAAAAAGAAAGAGTAACAAGATTGCTGGCGGCAGGGCTGGCAGTGATGATGGTTGCAGGAATGGCAACCGGGTGCAGAAAAAGCGACAGTGGTTCTTCTGACGGAGACAAAGACAAAAAAGAGGCGTCCTCAGACGTGCTGATCGGTTCAGCTATCTACAAATTTGACGACACATTTATGACAGGTGTCCGTACAGCCATGACAGATCAGGCAAAAGAGTCCAAAGTAGAACTGGAGCTGGTGGATTCACAGAACAAGCAGGCGACACAGAATGAGCAGGTGGATACATTTATCACCAAAGGTGTCAATGCTCTGGCGATAAACCCGGTAGACCGTACCGCTGCAGCGCCTATCATTGAGAAGGCCAAGGCAAAAGACCTTCCGATCGTATTCCTCAACCGTGAGCCGGAAGAGGCAGACATGCAGAGCTACGATAAGGTATGGTATGTTGGAGCCAAAGCAGAGCAGTCAGGAACACTTTCAGGAGAGATCATTGCCGATTTCTTCAAAGCACATCCGGAAGCAGACAAGAACGGCGACGGAACGATCCAGTACGTAATGCTTCAGGGCGAGCCGGGACATCAGGATGCAACGCTCCGTACAGAATATTCCGTTAAAGCGATCGAAGAAGCAGGATTCAAGACAGAGAAGCTTGCGGCAGATACAGCGATGTGGGATAAGGCAAAGGCAACAGACCTGATGAAAGCATTTATCACAGGCCAGGGACTTGACAAGATCGAAGCAGTTCTCTGCAACAATGACGATATGGCACTCGGCGCTATCGAGGCGCTGAAGGCTGAAGGATACAACAAAGACAGCAGCGACCTTACAAAATACATCCCTGTTGTCGGCGTAGACGCTACAGCGCCGGCTCTTGAAGCCATGAAGGAAGGCTCTCTTCTCGGAACAGTCCTTAACGATGCAGACAACCAGGGCAAGGCTACAGTTAATGTTGCGGTTGCAGCAGTAAACGGAGATGAGATTAACGAAGAAAACGTCGGCTATCCTATAACAGACGGAAAATATGTATGGATCGACTATGTAAAAGTTACAGAAGATAATTACCAGGATTATATGAAATAGCAGCAGCGCGTTGAGCAAATAACCATAGGGGTGGAGTATTCCGCCCCGATTGGTTGTAAAGGAGGAGTGATGACATGGGAGAATATGTACTGGAAATGAACAATATCACGAAAGTGTTTCCAGGTGTCAAGGCTCTTGATAATGTCAGTCTGAAAGTAAGGCCCGGCAGCGTCCACGCTTTGATGGGGGAAAATGGAGCCGGCAAGTCTACGTTGATGAAATGTTTGTTTGGAATCTACCATGAAGATGGCGGAGAGATTATTCTGGATGGAAGACCTGAAAAGATCATGACATCCAAGCAGGCACTCGACCTGGGCGTGTCTATGATTCATCAGGAACTGCATCCGATCCGGTTCAGGCCGGTCATGGAAAATATATGGCTTGGCAGATTCCCGATGAGAGGAATTGCGGTCGATAAAAAGGCCATGATCGAGAAGACGAAAGAGTTGTTTAAAGAAGTAGATCTGGATATAAACCCGGAAGTATTAGCAGGAACGTTATCTGCCTCTAATCTCCAGCTCGTTGAGATTGCAAAGGCAGTTAGTTATAATTCTAAAATCATTATTATGGATGAGCCGACCTCATCTCTGACGGATAACGAGACGCAGCATCTCTTTAAGATCATCCGCCAGCTTCAGGAGAAGGGGTGTGCGATCATCTATATTTCCCACAAAATGGAAGAAATATTAAAGATCGCCGACGAGGTCACCATCATGAGAGACGGACAGTATGTCGGCACATGGGATGCCGGAGAGCTGACGACAGACCTGATCATAAACCGTATGGTAGGAAGGGATATGACAAACCGTTTCCCGCCGAAAGAATACAGCCCTCTAAAGGAGACGGTACTGAAAGTGGAGAAGCTCTCTTCTCCGCTGCCGAAGTCGTTCCAGGATGTCAGCTTTGAACTGAAAAAAGG
This is a stretch of genomic DNA from [Clostridium] hylemonae DSM 15053. It encodes these proteins:
- a CDS encoding GntR family transcriptional regulator; the encoded protein is MANKKRSQSLYFKIKDDLKEQIISRQLKADDRIMSEAEICEHYKVSRITAKRALDELMWEGYITRKPGKGSFVTYHAIEHLLNGFYSISEEIRRNGLIPSVKLLEFLVLKVEDTVVSEELKARLGLSGSDGVYYIRRLRLASDEIIALETSYIPAQDFPGLVETDLQRGAALYAVLQARYGCEPDRSQELFSAHMVSKKEAQALGVRPESAALKVVRISYAADRPVEYTERLFRGDTYTYKVELKKHKTAGENE
- the tpiA gene encoding triose-phosphate isomerase, whose amino-acid sequence is MKTNKIVIGNWKMNKSIRESAACAKELLDARYDLTSVKSTDIVLTPSFLALNEVKKVCAGRNGISLGAQDVYWGTGNYCGAVSAKMLSEVCSYAFAGHSERRMHFNDTDEIVNRKVKACIEAGITPIFCIGEDEEANNAGKTKEVIRRQIESGLAGVRPCEMVVLYEPVWALGTGRTPCTEDTEEIMRFVREILHELFGAGAGRGIRAVYAGSVRPENAAAYARLPHVDGVAVGTASLSAEKLAAIIHAVDRAV
- a CDS encoding galactose ABC transporter substrate-binding protein, with the translated sequence MKKERVTRLLAAGLAVMMVAGMATGCRKSDSGSSDGDKDKKEASSDVLIGSAIYKFDDTFMTGVRTAMTDQAKESKVELELVDSQNKQATQNEQVDTFITKGVNALAINPVDRTAAAPIIEKAKAKDLPIVFLNREPEEADMQSYDKVWYVGAKAEQSGTLSGEIIADFFKAHPEADKNGDGTIQYVMLQGEPGHQDATLRTEYSVKAIEEAGFKTEKLAADTAMWDKAKATDLMKAFITGQGLDKIEAVLCNNDDMALGAIEALKAEGYNKDSSDLTKYIPVVGVDATAPALEAMKEGSLLGTVLNDADNQGKATVNVAVAAVNGDEINEENVGYPITDGKYVWIDYVKVTEDNYQDYMK
- a CDS encoding sugar ABC transporter ATP-binding protein, giving the protein MGEYVLEMNNITKVFPGVKALDNVSLKVRPGSVHALMGENGAGKSTLMKCLFGIYHEDGGEIILDGRPEKIMTSKQALDLGVSMIHQELHPIRFRPVMENIWLGRFPMRGIAVDKKAMIEKTKELFKEVDLDINPEVLAGTLSASNLQLVEIAKAVSYNSKIIIMDEPTSSLTDNETQHLFKIIRQLQEKGCAIIYISHKMEEILKIADEVTIMRDGQYVGTWDAGELTTDLIINRMVGRDMTNRFPPKEYSPLKETVLKVEKLSSPLPKSFQDVSFELKKGEILGIGGLVGAQRTELVEAIFGLREIVSGQIEKDGTPLRIKSPRDAIRENIALLTEERRATGIFGILSVMDNTVIVNQRAYAHGGVLRDRERLKAAEASNAELRTKTPNMDEHMENLSGGNQQKVLLARWLLTDPDILILDEPTRGIDVGAKYEIYTIMHKLVKQGKSIIMISSEMPELLGMSDRIMVMCEGRVTGFLDAKEADSVQVMNYATKFMK